The Rhodopseudomonas palustris genome window below encodes:
- the aceK gene encoding bifunctional isocitrate dehydrogenase kinase/phosphatase: MTATAHLLSAADIEAATRIAEPDFDLLDALVRTDDPDDQAHTLARVVLAAFDNYYAVSRRIPALAKAAFEARDWSATVRLSKIRLGLYTACIDQLVPLLKAGLPELANDEQVWARAEAELLAAIAGRYEADFAFAFWQSLRRKLVSDEWRPVSYDTGPAARPPASVAAVLKTIAATLPIRPEVIRDALDAAGFTGPWRDLDGDAALAAAAIEAALEPLGPRAGESAKIEIAQSGFFRNRGACLIGRIRLRDRGDMPPRNIPLLIALLNEDDGLVVDAVLCDSDELQFAFSSTLANYHATNPRYHELARLLHELMPKRPLGTQYSCIGFHHLGKVAVMNEILTEHRKSKQKLATAPGFKGTVAIAFTMPSSAYVLKIIRDHPTDDYKFDYFDGLDAVLRKYNLVHEIDRAGSMLDNIIYSNVKLARTMFAPDLLDELLESGIDTVTLERDALVFRHLIVQIKLTPLPLYLTTAAGADARAAVINLGDCIKNNAAADIFNKDLDGRNYGVSRIRKVYLFDYDAVEPLTDVKVRSTAIAPVPEFEDGVVFRPEEMLEGLRIDDPGLRRAFRDAHPELMQPDYWEAMQRALREGRVPKVMNYPASRRLRR; this comes from the coding sequence ATGACCGCCACCGCCCACCTTCTCAGCGCCGCCGACATCGAGGCCGCCACCCGGATCGCCGAGCCGGATTTCGATCTGCTCGACGCGCTGGTGCGGACCGACGATCCGGACGATCAGGCCCACACGCTGGCGCGCGTGGTGTTGGCGGCGTTCGACAATTATTACGCGGTGTCGCGGCGGATTCCGGCGCTGGCGAAAGCGGCGTTCGAGGCGCGCGACTGGTCGGCGACGGTGCGGCTGTCGAAGATCCGGCTCGGGCTGTACACCGCCTGCATCGATCAGCTCGTGCCGCTGCTGAAGGCCGGGCTGCCCGAACTCGCCAATGACGAGCAGGTCTGGGCGCGCGCCGAGGCCGAGCTGCTGGCGGCGATCGCCGGCCGCTACGAGGCCGATTTCGCCTTCGCGTTCTGGCAGTCGCTGCGCCGCAAGCTGGTCAGCGACGAATGGCGGCCGGTGTCCTACGATACCGGCCCGGCGGCGCGTCCGCCGGCCTCTGTCGCCGCGGTGCTCAAGACCATCGCCGCCACGCTGCCGATCCGGCCGGAGGTGATCCGCGATGCGCTCGACGCCGCGGGCTTCACCGGCCCTTGGCGCGATCTCGACGGCGACGCAGCGCTTGCCGCCGCCGCGATCGAGGCGGCGCTGGAGCCGCTCGGCCCGCGCGCCGGCGAGAGCGCGAAGATCGAGATCGCCCAATCCGGATTCTTTCGCAATCGCGGCGCCTGCCTGATCGGGCGCATCCGGCTGCGCGACCGCGGCGACATGCCGCCGCGCAACATCCCGTTGCTGATCGCGCTGCTCAACGAGGACGACGGCCTCGTCGTCGACGCAGTGCTGTGCGACAGCGACGAGCTGCAATTCGCATTCTCCTCGACGCTGGCGAATTATCACGCCACCAACCCGCGCTATCACGAGCTGGCGCGGCTGCTGCACGAGCTGATGCCGAAGCGGCCGCTCGGCACGCAATATTCCTGCATCGGCTTTCATCACCTCGGCAAGGTCGCGGTGATGAACGAGATCCTCACCGAGCATCGCAAGAGCAAGCAAAAGCTCGCCACCGCGCCGGGCTTCAAGGGCACGGTGGCGATCGCGTTCACGATGCCGTCGTCGGCCTATGTGCTGAAGATCATCCGCGACCATCCGACCGACGACTACAAGTTCGATTATTTCGACGGCCTCGACGCGGTGCTGCGCAAGTACAATCTGGTGCACGAGATCGACCGCGCCGGCTCGATGCTCGACAACATCATCTATTCGAACGTCAAGCTCGCCCGCACGATGTTCGCGCCCGATCTGCTCGACGAGCTGCTCGAATCCGGCATCGACACCGTGACGCTGGAGCGCGACGCGCTGGTGTTCCGGCATCTGATCGTGCAGATCAAGCTGACGCCGCTGCCGCTGTATCTCACCACGGCTGCGGGCGCCGACGCCCGCGCCGCGGTGATCAATCTCGGCGACTGCATCAAGAACAACGCCGCCGCCGACATCTTCAACAAGGACCTCGACGGCCGCAATTACGGCGTCAGCCGGATCCGCAAAGTGTATCTGTTCGACTACGACGCGGTCGAACCGCTGACCGACGTCAAGGTCCGCAGCACCGCGATCGCCCCGGTGCCGGAGTTCGAGGACGGCGTGGTGTTCCGGCCCGAGGAGATGCTGGAGGGGCTGCGGATCGACGATCCCGGCCTGCGCCGCGCCTTCCGCGACGCCCATCCGGAACTGATGCAGCCGGACTATTGGGAGGCCATGCAGCGCGCGCTGCGCGAGGGCAGGGTGCCCAAGGTGATGAACTACCCGGCGTCGCGGCGGCTGCGGCGGTAG
- a CDS encoding alpha/beta hydrolase encodes MVSGSALADPIAPAGKPIGQDGGGHTIYQVNANGISIGYKLIGSGAPMVMIMGLGGTAENWPPKVVAALSQRYQLILPDNRGMGHTTANATTFSYPLFAADVIGLLDALGVKHTHVLGYSMGSTITQQLLLQYPDRFNKALIHATSTDGSNVAKALHGRVPADPIVARQVEATTHWKTPLDKLPAIPNQVMLVVGTADDVVGTDSSKTLAAAIPGAWLVQFKGATHHLMYETPEGFSAAALTFFDTDETVTVKPQAGAPVVPPAGQP; translated from the coding sequence ATGGTAAGCGGCTCCGCCCTCGCCGATCCGATCGCACCGGCCGGCAAGCCGATTGGCCAGGACGGGGGCGGTCACACCATCTATCAGGTCAACGCCAACGGTATCTCGATCGGTTACAAGCTGATCGGTAGCGGCGCGCCGATGGTGATGATCATGGGGCTCGGCGGGACCGCCGAGAACTGGCCGCCGAAGGTCGTCGCGGCGCTGTCGCAGCGCTATCAGCTGATCCTGCCGGACAATCGCGGCATGGGCCACACCACCGCCAACGCCACCACCTTCAGCTATCCGCTGTTCGCCGCCGACGTGATCGGGCTGCTCGACGCGCTGGGTGTCAAACATACCCATGTGCTGGGCTATTCGATGGGCTCGACGATCACCCAGCAATTGCTGCTGCAATATCCGGATCGTTTCAACAAGGCGCTGATCCACGCCACCTCGACCGACGGCAGCAACGTCGCCAAGGCGCTGCATGGCCGGGTGCCGGCCGATCCGATCGTGGCGCGGCAGGTCGAGGCCACCACGCATTGGAAGACCCCGCTGGACAAGCTGCCGGCGATCCCCAATCAGGTGATGCTGGTGGTCGGCACCGCCGACGACGTGGTCGGCACCGACAGTTCGAAGACGCTGGCCGCCGCGATCCCGGGGGCGTGGCTGGTGCAGTTCAAGGGCGCGACGCACCACCTGATGTACGAGACCCCCGAGGGCTTCTCCGCCGCCGCGCTGACGTTCTTCGACACCGACGAGACGGTGACGGTGAAGCCGCAGGCCGGCGCCCCGGTGGTGCCGCCGGCCGGGCAACCCTGA
- a CDS encoding antitoxin MazE-like protein, with translation MPTDPDKPTSETACDPLASLRERLRTQGLRPIVRSAPDMCDPQFLADLRREVAMMARHPENDAIDDGIEANRDLEGGVWDGDFEDFP, from the coding sequence ATGCCAACCGATCCAGATAAGCCCACCTCTGAAACTGCCTGTGACCCTTTGGCATCGCTGCGGGAGCGGCTGCGGACGCAGGGCTTGCGGCCGATTGTGCGCAGCGCGCCGGACATGTGCGATCCCCAGTTTCTGGCCGATCTCCGCCGCGAAGTTGCGATGATGGCGCGCCATCCCGAGAATGATGCGATCGATGATGGGATCGAGGCGAATCGCGATCTCGAGGGTGGGGTGTGGGACGGCGATTTCGAAGATTTCCCGTAG
- a CDS encoding DUF4160 domain-containing protein: MPTIAYFLGIAIAMYYRDHNPPHVHVIYQGYEALVVIEDASLLRGKLPPTAMLIVRRWVTLRRTALLANWERARRHETLERIAGPDDDDD; this comes from the coding sequence GTGCCGACGATCGCGTACTTTCTCGGAATTGCCATCGCGATGTACTATCGCGACCATAACCCACCTCATGTCCACGTGATTTATCAAGGTTATGAGGCATTGGTGGTGATTGAGGACGCCAGTCTGTTGCGGGGCAAACTGCCACCGACCGCGATGCTGATTGTGCGACGATGGGTAACGTTGCGGCGGACGGCACTGCTTGCGAATTGGGAGCGGGCGCGACGGCACGAAACGCTCGAGCGAATTGCGGGTCCGGACGATGATGATGATTAA
- a CDS encoding DUF2442 domain-containing protein translates to MMMIKVRRATALDGHRLKLEFSDDTVGEHDLGFILSEHGPMLEPLKDPAYFKRVFVENGVPTWPNGYDWDPIALHDEMKAAGELRPVGDAAE, encoded by the coding sequence ATGATGATGATTAAGGTGCGACGCGCGACAGCGCTTGATGGTCACCGGCTGAAACTTGAGTTTTCCGATGACACCGTCGGAGAGCACGATCTCGGCTTTATTCTCAGCGAGCACGGCCCGATGCTGGAGCCGCTCAAGGACCCCGCATACTTCAAACGCGTTTTTGTGGAGAACGGCGTGCCGACCTGGCCGAACGGCTATGATTGGGACCCGATCGCCCTGCACGACGAGATGAAAGCCGCCGGCGAGTTGCGGCCGGTCGGGGATGCGGCGGAGTAG
- a CDS encoding DUF2283 domain-containing protein produces the protein MTDMTYDPEADAVYIRVGAGEVENTEEAGPFIYDLDQHGRILGIEILTATKVLAPGDWQNARLPGKARFNAAE, from the coding sequence ATGACCGATATGACTTACGATCCCGAAGCCGACGCGGTGTATATCAGGGTCGGGGCAGGCGAGGTCGAGAACACCGAGGAAGCCGGGCCGTTCATCTACGATCTGGACCAGCACGGCCGCATTCTGGGAATTGAAATCCTGACCGCGACCAAGGTCCTCGCGCCAGGCGATTGGCAGAACGCGCGCTTGCCGGGCAAGGCGCGCTTCAACGCTGCCGAGTAG